Below is a window of Ananas comosus cultivar F153 linkage group 9, ASM154086v1, whole genome shotgun sequence DNA.
CGTCGCCGGCGTGGTCGTAACAGGAGTTGGAGAAGCAGTCGGCGATGCAGCCGGTGCGCCGGAAACAGCTGCCACAATCAAAATCATTCCTCCAATTTTAGCCCAAATTcaactcaaattcaaaattcttaGCGTAGATTCAgatgtcggaataagttatctCATAATAATTCGCGCTTgcttactatatataaaatttgctaTTGTAGTAGATATCTTAACATTAAGAGATATACCGAATAATATGTTCATGCATATAATGTGAGAGATTTGAGTTTACGTACCGTTGCATTGGCTAACCGGCGGGGTTTTGACTTTGCAGGCACCGGGGAGCTCGAGTGCGCGAGTGTTGTTGATAGCGACACCGAGGGACGAGGCGGCGCCACCCAGCACGGCACAGAGGCACTGCGGCTGAGACTGCAGGATGCTGGAAAGCGCCGAGCAGCACGGCGAGCCGGGGACGGAGGTATTGCCCGTCATGAACCCTAGGCAGGGCGCCAGGCTGATGATCGCCGTCACGCAGCCCGTCTGCGCCACGGCGTAGCGGGCCGAGAGGATCGCAGTGGCGACAGCGAAGGCGAGGCCTAGAGACATGATTTTGTGGGCCATTTTGGGGGATGATAACTTTATATGAAAGTGTGTATCTAGTGAGAGTGTGTGAGATGTTGTTGTAGAGTTTGTGTTTGTGTTGTGATTGTGGAGAGGGGGGGGATTGATGGATTAGGGTTTATAAAGAGGTAGGGCGGTGAGGGTGCAAATTGGGAACCAAATTGGTGGCCAACTTTTTCTACTAACAACTCTATTTGGACTTTGAAAACATTTTGGAGGGAGAGTGTGGTGGCAACTAATAATTCTCAAGTAAATTATTGCTTATACCCGGTGCATCTAAAAACTTCTGTCATTCATTCCATCTCATCCTTCAATTTGTACAGTCTTAACTGTTATCATAGCTCATCTAGTTTTTAGATCAGAAAGAGACTGTAACTCAGTGTGGGGCTGGAGATTGAAGTATAAGATGACACAGATGATGGGGATAATATGTGGTGCGTAGAGTATGTAGACGCACCGGGTGCACGAAAGGATTTTCAGAGGGGTGTTGGTAGGGATaagctttgttttttttatggTTGGCCACCATCTCTCCTGCCCCCTTGCTTGTTCCAACTAGaatattcctaatttttttttttactactattatttggacaaaattaatttcaaaaactaTTTGGACAAAATTTTATGAGAAAGCTCTcctataattattaatataagtgttaataatatattaatattagtcctcaaaattattttcttctacccgaaaaagaaatatgataattttaggttaataaattattcttatatttttgtgCATGATGGaagctattttatttttaattaactgTTTCAATTATCTGTTGCATGAAATGCTTTCCAATAAATATTTTGCACTTGGACTAATCCAGTCCATGTGTGATGTGGTAAACCAAGTCCAATAAGTGTTTCTCCTACCAatcttgcaaaaaaaaaaaaaaaaaaaaaaaaaaaaaaaaaaaaaaaaaNctttttttttttttttgtctaaataGAGTTTAGGAAGGGAGTGCTCACCTACTTTGCTTTCCTTTTATTTCAGTGATAGAACATTCCAAATGTATATTATGAATTTAGataccaaattttatatttttcaaaattatttgtgTAGTGACCGAAAGTTCTCAAAATCGATAAATTTAATGACTGATGTAATTCGAGTGTAAGAATATATGGTGTTCAACAGCCCAACTtagataaattttgattttttttttcactatctagaataagatcagtacttctactttaaaatttatttttcattatcattttaaataaaatttttatttttcagttatttattttgagaccACTTAGTCGTTAGATAAGAAACGTTAACAAACCGTAATATTTGATTTCAGatactttcaataatatagaCTATGCCTATTAAAATTAATCGTGGATTCAAATGTCTTATCATTAAAACAAAGCATAAAAAAAGACCTCAATTTTGACACTATTAAAGATAGGGCTACACTATTACGTACTTGACCAGTTCACCATTAAGGTGGATTAGGTAAACTGGTTAATTAATCCTTTAATAATTGAAGCATTTTGTCTAAATTCTTAATTAATTGTGCTTTATATGCAATCATAtcttataataatagttatattAATCAGATaatcacatataattttaattgtacCAATGCATGCATGTGGTTGCTACAAAGAACTGTTAAATTATTGGTTTGGTGAAAGAGGCTCACATGAAGCTCATTATCGATAAGAGGAGACAAGGaaatgattaaataataatattctttattaattttacatGTAATTAGTGACAATTAGGGTTTAACATGCCAAAACTTTACGTCATTAGCTATGTTTATGTGCGTAaactagtttatatatataaaaatgtgGAACTAATTAAAAGTTTACCTAAAAAAACTCTTGCTAAGTGAAACACTCGAAATAGATTTCTGAGGtccaaaaatattaattctaattagGATATAGTATTGTTTCATAAAGTTTTATTTACAAAACAACTGCATCATACCCATTTGAATAATTGGGCGCcacatttttatatatataaactagttTACAGAAAAAAAGATAGCATATTATATGCTCCGttcatatttttaagaaatgaatttagctgaaaattcgaatttaaaactTCGGAAACCAACCATTAAACCTTTTGCCGATTATGTTTCATAAAGTTTTTATTTACAAAGGGTGGcatctttggttttctttttcctcttttctaatatactttttaatatattatttattcttcAAAAATTAGTTTCAACTATTCAAACtttacataattattttaaaaaagtcatctaaaactttttttttaaaaataaactatatattttataattaattaaaaatatttttaaaataaaattacaatacaaaaaaaataaaaatgtactaAAATGAACTGGCCCGTAACTCGGCCcgacccggcccggcccggttCGGGCAGTGGCCCATGTTTGGCCATAGCCCAACAAAAGGTCACCCGGACTGGCCCGGCCCGGATGTTATTTTGGGTTGGGCCGAGCCACCTTGTGGCCCGTTCCGGCCCGAAATATCTGGGCCATGCCAATCTGACGTGGCCGAGATTACACCCCTATGGACTTGATCGTTACATTTTATATGAGAGCCGATTCATTATGAGATGGATCTCATATAGCCTGGTGATCTTAGGCTACAGAAGCACTAGAAAATTAGATCCCGACTAGAATATCGTGAACTAGAGAAGAGGAGTATGAAAccacataattaattttatttttaaatagagaTGGTCATTTGTTCCGCAGGGTCTCTgatacattttatttatttatttatagggGTTATTGGGTTACACATAGTTAGAATtacactgcagttgtaactgtatgCAAATCTAAATCTAATGTTTCTTTTGATACATTTGAATTCAATTGCTACAGTTACAATTTCACGAAAAGGCTCAATTGCAATAGTTGAAACTGCAGCTAAATTAGTCGTAGTTCCAACTGAAGCACTTGAAAAGAGTGATTTTAAATATAGATAAGCTTATCTCCCtaataaatatttgttttttctttcctaCATAGAGGGTAATCTCACCCtcttatatagaaaaaaagatagaaattcGTAAATATACTTCTCAACTATACgcaaccaaataaaatatttataactgCAACACTCTTCTGCATGCAATCAAACAAGatgcatataattataattactgCATTCCAATTGTATACACTTTTAACCTTACTACGTACATTTATAATTTTGTCGGACCCTCTTCGTTTCTCCATAACTAATTTTTAGATTGAATTGAAGTTCATatggaaatttttttctaaaccGCTGCTTGCTTGATAGAAAGTGAATGGCTTCAAAAGTGTCGCTACTatcccaattttttttattgttttattaaaaatttcgaCACTAATACCTAAAAAGGTGAAAGaaaagggcttttttataaaataaccctccaaaatttaaaaattagagaaataatcctgtcaaaattttatttgaaaaaataacaCCCATTTTGCCACGTAAGGGTCACGTCAGATTTTTgctatgaatgcggtgaatcattcaccgccttcacataCATataatgaaggcggtgaataatttaccacctttataatatatatgtgaaggcggtgaatcatttagtGCAAAATACTTCAAATTTATCGAAATTTGTCTAAGTTCTGAAGttaaacacagataagacgatgaatcattcaccgtcttcacatatatattatgaaagcggtgaatgatcattcaccgccttcattatatatatataaagacagTGAATCATCCGCCGCCTTTATAGCAAAAATCcaacgtggcgaaaggagggttaatttttcaaacaaaattttgataggattattttgctaatttaaaatttttggagggtcattttataaaaaagcccgaAAGAAAATTAcagttgttaattttttaattttttgtttctattttttaatctcTGATAATTGACTTCGACGTAATCCTAGACAAAGTAATTTGCGGCATTTTTAGAATTTAACTTATGTCGAATCAAATAACAAAAACACATATTTacgactaaaaataattttagttccCTCCACTTTTCGTTAAACAAACATGCTCTGGACTTAGCTCCGAGTCTAAACTCGGTAGCGACTCAGTTGGGTTTCGTTCACGAAACCCAAATTGAATCCGAACCTAACCCGAACAAATCGACCCTTGCGGTTTCGTCCAAACAATGCCAAGAAATTTGCACTCGCGGTCGCAAACCAACCACACCTAACCATTTTGGACCCTGTCGAATTCCCCGAGCCACTAAATTTCCGCCACGTGTAGCTTTAATTCTCACGCTAACGTATTCATTTCTAAAAGCTTAGGTCCCATACACATTCCCACCTAACTTAAGCCGTTACATTTTTCACAAGTAATCAAAAATTAGCTATAGTCGCTAACTACCATAACCAACCCTCAATCTACCTCAAATTTCATCATACACCctcttactatatatatatatatatattatatatatatagacacacacaCAGGAGTACTTATCATCTTTAACAAGTTCTCATAGTACAAAAATTTCATTAATCCCTCAAAACTTAGATCAAGAGATATGGAGTTCATTAAGCATAATGTTAGGGAGATAATGCTTCTACTAGCCGTGATTTTAGTTTTTGGGGCTGCGCCGATCTCCGGGCAGGTCGCGTCGTCGTGCACGAGCTCCCTCATTTCGAGCTTCACTCCGTGCTTCAACTTCCTCACCGGGAGCACcaacggcggcggcagcgggtCT
It encodes the following:
- the LOC109715343 gene encoding non-specific lipid-transfer protein-like protein At2g13820 translates to MAHKIMSLGLAFAVATAILSARYAVAQTGCVTAIISLAPCLGFMTGNTSVPGSPCCSALSSILQSQPQCLCAVLGGAASSLGVAINNTRALELPGACKVKTPPVSQCNAVSGAPAASPTASPTPVTTTPATPTTPETPTMPSGATTPATPTTPTTPSVPSASGTGSKTTPSTTAQSSDGVSTKSATISVLFLAALVSVAVF